From Vigna radiata var. radiata cultivar VC1973A unplaced genomic scaffold, Vradiata_ver6 scaffold_83, whole genome shotgun sequence:
CCTAAACTCCCATCTGATCACCCTCCCCTTCTCCCCTTCCCCTTCCCAGACCCCGCCCCTCTCGGCCCACCCCCTCCTCCTGCCTACGGCTTCCACATGCTCGAACGACGTACCATCGTCCTCGCCGACGGCAGCGTCCGCTCCTACTTCGCCCTTCCCCCCGATTACCAGGACTTTGCGCCCCGCCCTCTCGACTTCCTTCCCCGCTTCCCTCCGCCCCTCAGCCCCGGCCGATTTCGCCTCCACGACTTCCCTCCCGGCGCCGCCAAGCGCAAGTACGGCGAAGACGATGGCTCCCGGGATGACCTTGCCAGGCAGAGGGAGCAGCTCCTCCGTAACGCCAATGGCCTCTCTAGGATTTCCGGCGGCGAGTTCTCTGCGGGCCCCAGCGGCGGTACCCCCCTCAAGCGTGAGTTGGTGGACCCCCCTGAAATGAGGCCCTCCAAGCACTCGAGGCACGACGGGTCGAGTTTCAGTAGGCACCCGCAGGTGGATCAGGACGCGTTGAAGAAAGCCTTTGTTAACTTCGCGAAGCTCATCAACGAGAATGTCTCGCAGAAGAGGAGTTACTTGGAGGATGGGAAGCAGGGACGTCTTCACTGTCTTGCTTGTGGCACTGGCAGGTTTGGTGCTATTCACATCATTGCCATTGTTTCTTCGAAGTTTGTCTGTCTGtggtgtatttatttatatcgtTGAAAGCAAGGAATTAGTTGATGGCCTTGAGGGGGATGTGGGCTTCGGTAGCTTCAGACAATAGGCATAAGAAATTATATAACGCTATTTTTTTCCGGTTAACTTTTCGACCTTAGCATGACAATCGTAGGTAACAAAATTTAGGTGACCTAGCTTCTTGCTGCCGAGATATAGAAGATTGACAACcggttatatttaaaattttggagaACCAAAGTGTTGGGCTGGACTTCATTGGGCAAGATGTATTTGCTTCTGAGGCGCTTCTTTGACTACCTTTTTAGCTTAGTAGATATAGGGAGACAAAAGAAGTGTTATTACTTTTGGAATTTTTGTGATAGCTAtaaatttgtaagaaattaGGTGTCTTTAGTTTTGGAGGATAGATCTTTCCTGTCTTGTATACCTGTGCAGTTCAGTTTAGTAGTGGAAGTTGATTACTTTATTTCAGGTTAACAACACTTACCACTTGGATTTGTCTGGAGCTTAGGTTTCGAAAGTACTAGGTTCCCGATCCTACTGTTTCCTCTTCATGTAGCGTATCAGTTCTACTACTACCAGCTTTTTCTGTTGTTCCTTTAAAGTTCAACATGCAATGTCATAAAGTATAGCTGTACGATAAAACACCTCTTTGAACTTCACTATTGTTCGTATACAATTCCTAatgctttttttcattttagtagtCCTGTGTGACGTTCTTGTTAATTTGCCCATCATATTGTAATATTCATTCCTAATATTTAAACTTTGAAATTTGTGTCTGAtgtcttctttcatttttacttcTAGTTCATATTTTGTTTGTCCCTTGGTAAAATAGCAATGTATGTAACTTATCATACTCCTAGTTTAGTGAAAGTCCTTTGCGTCTAAAGTCTGTCTCCAAAGCTCAAGTTTAAGCTAACTACTTCCCTTAATTTCTCAATCAAAAGTATATCGTCTGCAAAAATATGCAATTAGGGGTGAGATAGCAAGCTAATCCTAAACTAGATCAGGGTTATCAAATATCATGGACAGCGCGGTTGCACTTCTGTCCCCCGCCACCACAACAAGGCAGTGGTGAATCAGGTTTTCTGTCATGGTTTGTTGCTGTTGCTATGGGGGTTGCGGTATGGCACTGTGGATCGGCCACGGCTTTAATGATGTTGCCATTTCGGCATATATCTCTTGAGTAAGGAAAGAGTTTTGGGTCACGCAGCCCAACTCGAGTCTGTATACTTTTTTGTGGGTTTTGTTTCCTTTACTGGACCAAAGCCGATccacttaattttcttttttaaaaagaaggGGTTGGGTCATACAACCCACAACCTAAACCAAACCCAACAAAACTTTAGAAAAACCCTATTGTGCCACTCCTCACTTCCTCACTCTTACCAACTTCACCTGACCATACTTCTGCTGCTGCTGTCCAATTGTGCCACCCCTGCTATTGTGTGTGCGTGTGACATCTTAACTAAGGCTCTCCCTTCAACACGTTTTGCTCTTCTTCGTGCCAAACTCAATGTgaagaattttcttttgaaaaatcttcTCCTTGAGTTTGAGGGGGGCCTGTTAGTATACTATAATTACCTATAGTTGGCTGGTATGCGTTATTTTGTATTGTACAGCTCTAGGTTCTATTTTTGtgtatctattttattttctggtaCAGCTGTCAAGTGTATAACAGTTACAGCCGTCAGTGTATAACAGCTGACATGTATAAATAAATCAGTGAACATATGTTTCAGTGTGTGATGTCTTAAGTAAGGCTCTCCCTTCAACACGTTTTGCACTTCTTCGTGCCAAACTCAAtataaagaatttttcttttgaaaaatcttttccttGAGATTGAGGGGAGTGGTTAGTATACTGTAGTTACCTATAGTTGGCTGGTATGCGATATTTTGTATTGTACATTTTAGCgcatctattttattttcttgtactGTTGTCAAGTGTATAACAGTTACAGATGTCAGTGTATAACAGCTGACATGTATAAATAAGTCAGTGAACATATGTTTCAGTGTGTGATGTTAATAAAATACGTTCAGTTCATTCTCTCTATTTTCTCTGTTCACTTTATTCAAGATTGCATTAAATAAGGGATATGCTAGGGAAATTTCTTACCCAATTTGAAAGATACAAATATGCAAACAGCACAACGCAATAATTGGCTGGTGGGTTGGGAAGTTGAAAATGCCAACACACTCTGTCAAATTGGTGATGGGCTAACTGATTAGCTCTCATTCCAATCCTTACTCAGCATGGCGTTAGAGTGGACAAATTCTGTGGTTACCAAGTCCCACAAAATCTGACGGCTATAGAACACATTCAGTTAACCCTAGAAAACTTGGTCCTTGAAACATGTTGTCAAATTTAGTTCATTGCATATAGTTGACAGCATATAATCTAGTCATAAAGCTTCTGATGTCATGCTGAGTATCAAGAGTTCTCAGTCGTTTAGTCCATAAAAATCTCAGCTGGTTCGATGCTCACGTATGAATTTTATAATCAACAGTACTGGAAACtagtttataatttgatttcatttgctCTGTTTCTGGTCAGTAAATCTTGTAGAAAGGTCTTTGGTTGAGGTATAAttggaaaataatttgaaagatCTTTGTGTATTTGCATATATGTTGTTTTCTGTTGTCTGTATTCAGTCATTTCCATTAGTATTCATATTGATGATTCCTTAGGATCTGATGGATTGGGAAACCTAATTCTTAGATCAGATATACCTGTGATGTTGCTTATCTCGTAATTCATATTCGTCTATGATTATCTTTCCTTGATCTCTATTTTGTTGTGGGCTAGTGGCTtgtctttggagaaattttgGTTGCCATATAACATAGCTAGAGCTCTTGTGTTTTCCAATATGGAATTTGTAGAACGCCTGCTtcatttagttttgtatttgtAACAAGTTTATAGTTCTCTATGCCTTTTAATATGGAAATAGTTGTGCTTTNgtttttttttttggaaatagTGTTACTTGGTTTAGATGTTNGGCCTTGTAGCAACAATACATAACCTAGGGTTTAGAGAAGCCACAATATTAAATTGTGAGAAAAGCCTCTCTACTCCAGGGGCGTTGTTCAAGGCTATTTATACCCTCCTAGATTCCACATGATGGGAGCCAGCCATGTGTTGGTTTGccttttcttcctcctttttCTCTAATGTTGCttgatttataaaatgtaatacATTGCCATCAAACTCTTAATTATTCTAATATATGAAGGCAGCATAGCCTTCTCTGTTCTGTATGTATTAagacttttaaatattttttatcatatggTGCAGTGTTTGTTAGAGTATTATTATGTTACTCATTCGTTAATTAAAACTAGGGTAATTTTATAGTTTCATTGTTCAAAAGAAATTTGATCATATGGGCATTTTCTGGGGGTGATAGAGATGATGTTGACGTAGGTTGATCTTATTATCTTAATACACAGGCGGGCTTCTTCCATCTCTTTTCTTTCGTGGAACCTTAGAACCAAGCACACATTCTATATACAATTATCTCCTGCTTCCTTTAGTTGATAATATACATTTTCTTCCGAGTTTTCTCGCTTACCTGTTCCTTTTCTACTGGAATTTAGCCTTACAAGTCCCAGTTTATGTCTAGTCAGGTTCCTTTAGTTCATTGCTTCTGAAGTTGACTCTTGGCATCGTTGGTGATAATTTTTTGTACCAAATAGAGTTATCCTTCTGTATCTCTTTAGAATAGCAATGTACCTTTATTTTCACGAAATGGAATAATTTCTCTATGTTGTTAATTTGTCTTTGGATATCTTGGAATCTGCAACTCTTTGGTACCGAGCTTAATTTGTAGTGCTGACGGGGGTTGTGCTTCTCCACGCTCAGGTTTTCTTAAGTAGTACGTTGGTGCTTTGATGTACTTTAGGATGTTGGTTCACTGTGTGATTTCAGAAAGAACATCTTAGGTTTTAAATCTAAATGAAAGGAAGTGAACATGTACTTTTACTTTGCCTTTTCTGTGTATTTACAGGATGGAAGCCTAAAGTATATTCTTCAATGCCCTTGATATTCCAACTTTCAGGTCTGCTAAAGATTTTCCAGATATGCATGCTCTCATTATGCACACTTACAACTCAGATAACGCTGATTCACATGTTGAACATTTGGGATTGCACAAAGCTCTGTGTGTCTTAATGGGTTGGAACTACTCAAAGCCTCCTGATAACTCGAAGGCCTATCAGTTTTTATCTGTGGATGAAGTAGCTGCAAATCAGAATGATTTGATCATGTGGCCACCTTTGGTGATCATTCATAACACAAATACAGGAAAAAATAGAGATGGCCGTATGGAGGGTTTGGGAAACAAAACTATGGATAATAAAATTAGAGGTATAATGTGAACCTCCATTCTTTATCGTCTTCTATTATGATGTCTCTGTTAATGGTGGTTATGAGCTCAGGAAAATATTTCTTGCATGCATACTGAGTTGACCCTGTAGAGCATTTTCAGTAGTTAGTTACCTTTCCCAATATTCCTTTCAGCAAAACTCTGGTTTAGGCTGATGTTCAATGGAATATTCTTATGGCATTAACTCTTCAAGGATGAGGAGATGAGAAGTCATTTTGACTGTATAAGATTTGCCATCAACATCAAACTAGAAACTGGGACATTAGAGATTCcccataatttaaaatacaaattttgattttatttgacttTCCATTAAACATCAAAAAAGTTTTTGGAGTTGATTATTCTGTCAAggatcctttttttttttttttgcaaagtaATAGGTCCtgtcttatatatttttgtggTAGGTTCTTGATCTGGTTTGTGTATTGAgtaactaaatttatatttatcaaaagtTTGGTCATTTCTAATTTGTCCTTTTCATTTCAGTAGTATGTACTGCCCCTTTATGTCTCAGTTTGAATTCACTGTCTTGTTTTCGTTAGATCTACAAATTATAGTTAGTTTTTCTGGAACATTCTGGTATTCTGT
This genomic window contains:
- the LOC106754042 gene encoding uncharacterized protein LOC106754042, whose amino-acid sequence is NPNPSPKLPSDHPPLLPFPFPDPAPLGPPPPPAYGFHMLERRTIVLADGSVRSYFALPPDYQDFAPRPLDFLPRFPPPLSPGRFRLHDFPPGAAKRKYGEDDGSRDDLARQREQLLRNANGLSRISGGEFSAGPSGGTPLKRELVDPPEMRPSKHSRHDGSSFSRHPQVDQDALKKAFVNFAKLINENVSQKRSYLEDGKQGRLHCLACGTGRSAKDFPDMHALIMHTYNSDNADSHVEHLGLHKALCVLMGWNYSKPPDNSKAYQFLSVDEVAANQNDLIMWPPLVIIHNTNTGKNRDGRMEGLGNKTMDNKIRGIM